A genomic stretch from Primulina huaijiensis isolate GDHJ02 chromosome 14, ASM1229523v2, whole genome shotgun sequence includes:
- the LOC140957078 gene encoding uncharacterized protein, whose product MKRAANCSAVVQVQDNWPIRKLLTLSDVDITHPFLTLSRQQVETHIVACMTPQQQELLRAESQVSFDAQDDDAGEMYVMKLKWRGSYYNLIGKWGKVVRGKGLDVGQEIKLRWFNGCLHFSVPQQQVTAVVVPPTRMVAAPLSQDYWPIKKVLTSSDVDPNHPFLPLPRRSVEDHILVHWLPQERERLRKEEQVSINARDYDTGDIHGMKLKWRGIYYNLIGKWGNIVRHKGLGVGQEIRIRWTNNCLYFSVPEERYAPTSSGHDNWPIKKGLTLSDVDTNHPFLTLPGKAVEDHILFYWTHQAREQLRNEHQVGINARDDDTGESYVMKLKWRGSYYSLIGKWGKIIREKRLQVGREIRVCWDNGCLIFSVPQ is encoded by the coding sequence atgaAGAGGGCAGCAAACTGCAGTGCTGTAGTTCAAGTGCAGGATAATTGGCCCATCAGGAAATTACTCACACTCTCTGACGTTGACATCACTCATCCTTTCCTCACTTTGTCCCGGCAACAAGTAGAAACTCATATTGTGGCATGCATGACACCTCAACAGCAGGAACTTTTGAGAGCAGAAAGCCAAGTAAGTTTTGATGCTCAGGATGATGATGCTGGTGAAATGTATGTGATGAAATTGAAATGGCGTGGAAGCTACTATAATCTCATTGGAAAGTGGGGAAAAGTAGTCCGTGGAAAGGGACTTGATGTTGGGCAGGAAATTAAACTACGGTGGTTTAATGGTTGCTTACACTTCTCAGTTCCGCAACAGCAGGTAACAGCTGTAGTAGTGCCACCAACCCGAATGGTTGCAGCACCCTTGTCGCAGGACTACTGGCCTATCAAAAAGGTTCTGACATCTTCGGATGTTGATCCTAATCATCCTTTTCTCCCATTGCCTCGTAGATCTGTGGAAGATCATATTCTTGTGCATTGGCTTCCACAAGAAAGGGAAAGACTGCGAAAAGAAGAGCAAGTGTCCATAAATGCTCGAGATTATGATACAGGTGATATTCACGGGATGAAGTTGAAATGGCGAGGGATTTACTACAATCTCATTGGGAAATGGGGGAATATTGTAAGACATAAAGGACTTGGTGTTGGTCAAGAAATCAGAATACGATGGACAAATAATTGCCTATACTTCTCAGTTCCGGAGGAGCGTTATGCCCCAACATCATCTGGACATGATAATTGGCCTATTAAAAAGGGACTAACGTTGTCTGATGTGGACACTAATCACCCATTCCTTACATTGCCAGGAAAAGCAGTGGAAGACCATATTCTCTTCTACTGGACACACCAAGCTCGGGAACAGTTGAGGAACGAGCATCAAGTTGGTATCAATGCTCGAGATGATGATACAGGTGAGTCTTATGTGATGAAGTTGAAATGGCGTGGAAGTTACTATAGCCTGATCGGTAAATGGGGTAAAATCATCAGAGAAAAGAGGCTCCAAGTAGGGAGAGAGATCAGGGTATGCTGGGACAATGGATGCTTAATATTTTCAGTTCCTCAATGA
- the LOC140957077 gene encoding cleavage and polyadenylation specificity factor subunit 3-I yields MASTGQPSPSSKRSATNDGDELIITPLGAGSEVGRSCVYMTYKGKNIMFDCGIHPAVSGMAALPYFDEIDPSKIDVLLVTHFHLDHAASLPYFLEKTTFKGRVFMTHATKAIYKLLLTDYVKVSKVSVEDMLYDEQDIIRSMDKIEVIDFHQTLEVNGVRFWCYTAGHVLGAAMFMVDIAGVRVLYTGDYSREEDRHLRAAELPQFSPDVCIIESTYGVQNHQPRHIREKLFTDVIHSTVSQGGRVLIPAFALGRAQELLLILDEYWSSHPELHNVPIYYASPLAKRCMAVYQTYINAMNERIRNQFASSNPFDFKHISPLKSLDEFRDVGPAVVMATPGGLQSGLSRQLFDRWCSDKRNACVIPGYVVEGTLAKTIINEPKEVTLASGLTAALNMQVHYISFSAHADYNQTSTFLKELMPPNIILVHGEANEMGRLKQKLLSVFADGNTKIITPKNCQSVEMHFNSQKMAKTIGKLAEETPAVGGIVSGLLVKKGFTYQIMAPEDLHIFSQLSTGNILQRITIPYSGAFGVIKYRLKKIYESVESSSDEESGVPTFRVHDRVTVKQESDNHVSLHWTADPVSDMVSDSIVALVLNASRELPKVVVESEQEPSEDERTKKADKIIHALLVSLFGNVKYESDGRLVIDVDGNLARLNKQNGEVESENEGLKERVKTAFRRITTAVKPIPLQGS; encoded by the exons ATGGCTTCAACAGGGCAACCGTCTCCTTCTTCAAAGAGATCTGCGACCAATGATGGGGATGAGCTCATTATCACACCTTTGGGAGCAGGCAGCGAAGTGGGGCGCTCCTGTGTTTACATGACTTACAAGGGGAAAAATATTATG TTCGACTGTGGCATTCATCCGGCTGTCTCAGGCATGGCTGCGTTGCCTTATTTTGATGAAATAGATCCTTCAAAGATTGACGTTCTTCTTGTTACTCA TTTTCACTTGGACCATGCTGCTTCTCTCCCGTATTTTCTGGAGAAG ACCACTTTCAAGGGCCGAGTTTTCATGACACATGCAACTAAGGCCATTTACAAGTTGCTTTTGACCGATTATGTTAAAGTTAGCAAGGTTTCGGTTGAAGATATGCTGTATGACGAACAAGACATTATCCGTTCAATGGATAAAATTGAG GTTATAGACTTTCATCAAACTCTGGAGGTTAATGGTGTCCGCTTTTGGTGTTATACTGCTGGTCATGTGCTTGGTGCTGCCATGTTTATGGTTGACATTGCTGGTGTTCGAGTACTCTACACTGGTGACTATTCCCGAGAAGAAGACCGACACCTTCGTGCTGCTGAGCTCCCACAATTCTCACCTGATGTTTGCATTATTGAATCGACTTATGGTGTTCAAAATCACCAACCTCGTCATATACGAGAAAAGCTTTTTACTGATGTCATTCACTCTACAGTTTCTCAAGGTGGCCGAGTTCTGATCCCTGCTTTTGCCCTTGGCCGTGCACAAGAACTACTACTGATCCTTGACGAGTACTGGTCAAGCCATCCTGAACTCCACAATGTCCCTATATATTATGCTTCTCCTCTTGCAAAAAGATGCATGGCCGTTTATCAAACCTACATTAATGCGATGAATGAGAGAATCCGCAACCAGTTCGCCAGTTCAAATCCATTTGATTTCAAACACATTTCTCCATTAAAAAGTCTTGATGAATTTCGCGATGTTGGCCCAGCCGTGGTGATGGCTACCCCTGGTGGGCTTCAAAGTGGGTTGTCGAGACAGCTGTTTGACAGATGGTGCTCAGACAAGAGAAATGCTTGTGTTATACCTGGGTATGTTGTCGAAGGGACGTTGGCAAAAACCATTATTAACGAACCTAAAGAAGTTACCCTAGCAAGCGGTTTGACGGCCGCTCTGAACATGCAAGTCCACTATATTTCCTTCTCGGCTCATGCAGATTATAACCAAACGAGCACATTTCTGAAAGAGCTTATGCCTCCTAACATCATCCTGGTTCACGGTGAGGCAAATGAGATGGGACGTCTCAAACAGAAGCTCCTCTCCGTGTTTGCCGACGGAAACACAAAAATCATAACCCCAAAGAACTGTCAGTCTGTGGAAATGCACTTCAACTCCCAGAAAATGGCAAAAACTATAGGAAAGTTAGCCGAAGAAACACCTGCCGTTGGTGGAATCGTTTCCGGTTTGCTTGTCAAAAAGGGCTTCACTTATCAGATCATGGCACCCGAAGATCTCCACATCTTCTCCCAACTATCTACCGGTAACATACTTCAGAGGATCACAATCCCTTATTCCGGTGCCTTTGGTGTTATAAAATACAGGCTCAAAAAGATTTATGAAAGTGTAGAATCCTCGTCAGATGAAGAATCTGGGGTTCCAACTTTTCGAGTGCACGACAGAGTAACAGTCAAGCAAGAATCAGATAATCACGTTTCACTGCACTGGACAGCAGATCCCGTCAGTGATATGGTCTCAGACTCCATTGTTGCTCTGGTTCTAAATGCTAGTCGGGAATTGCCTAAGGTGGTGGTCGAGTCCGAACAAGAACCAAGCGAAGATGAAAGAACCAAGAAAGCGGACAAAATCATTCATGCACTCCTTGTATCTTTATTCGGAAATGTGAAATATGAGAGCGACGGGAGACTGGTGATTGATGTCGATGGGAATTTGGCACGTCTCAACAAACAAAACGGTGAAGTCGAGAGTGAGAACGAAGGCCTTAAAGAACGGGTTAAGACTGCATTTAGACGAATCACGACCGCGGTGAAACCAATCCCTCTTCAAGGATCCTAG